A DNA window from Theobroma cacao cultivar B97-61/B2 chromosome 5, Criollo_cocoa_genome_V2, whole genome shotgun sequence contains the following coding sequences:
- the LOC18600205 gene encoding calmodulin — MGEVLTEEQIAEFQEAFFLFDKDGDGCITMEELAIAIKSLDENPTEEELQNMINEVDTDGNGTIEFGEFLNLMARKMKEAEAEEELKEAFRVFDKDQDGYISPFELRQVMINLGEKLTDEEIEQMIREADLDGDGQVNYEEFVRMMLAA, encoded by the exons ATGGGAGAAGTCCTGACTGAAGAACAGATTGCTGAGTTCCAAGAAGccttctttctctttgataAAGATGGTGATG GCTGCATAACCATGGAAGAACTGGCTATCGCGATCAAGTCATTGGATGAGAATCCGACAGAAGAAGAGCTGCAAAACATGATCAATGAAGTTGACACTGATGGTAATGGAACTATAGAATTCGGGGAATTCTTGAATCTCATGGCAAGGAAAATGAAG GAAGCAGAAGCAGAGGAGGAACTAAAAGAAGCTTTCAGGGTATTTGACAAGGATCAAGATGGCTACATATCGCCTTTTGAG TTGAGGCAAGTGATGATCAACTTAGGAGAGAAGCTGACAGATGAAGAGATAGAGCAGATGATTAGAGAGGCAGATTTGGATGGAGATGGTCAAGTTAATTATGAGGAATTCGTTAGAATGATGTTGGCTGCTTGA
- the LOC18600206 gene encoding calcium-transporting ATPase 12, plasma membrane-type: MSLRSRKPSEFPSMLLQEDPPPPASKHYRRRWRVAVTAITVTRFLVGLTKKVVEKNAELLRSLSFVTIDIEGSGDELVPILDVDPQGLAKMVKEKSLQSLTDQYGGVKQVATLLQSDLKKGINGEEIDLVLRTKVFGANKYQKQPAKSFFSFVLEAVKDTIIIILLVCAVLSLAFGIKRHGPKEGWYDGGSIIVAVFLVVVVSAVSNYRQSKQFEELSHESSDIRVQVVRDGRHHPVSIFKLVVGDLVSLKIGDQIPADGLFVEGHSLKVDESSMTGESDHVEVNEKNPFLLSGTKVTDGYGYMLVTSVGMNTAWGEMMSSIRRDLNEETPLQARLSKLTTYIGNIGLSVAILVLLVLLIRYFTGHTKDENGKSQYNGSKTKFDDVMDSVVGIVAAAVTIVVVAIPEGLPLAVTLTLAYSMKRMMRDNAMVRKLSACETMGSATIICTDKTGTLTLNEMKVTEFLLGKESIDNSPSSEIAANILQLLSEGVGLNTTGTVYKPNSTSVPEIYASPTEKAILSWAVMDLGLNIDEPKQSCEHIHVEAFNSEKKRSGVLIRRSNDRVLATHWKGAAEMILAMCSYYYDKNGISNSMNDEERMQIGKVIESMADKSLRCIAFAHTNVIQENEQISTKLEETGLTWLGLVGLKDPCRPGVKEAVESCKKAGVNIKMITGDNMHTAKAIAFECGILDSHDNLHDEAVVEGVQFRNYSPEERKKKVENILVMARSSPFDKLLMVQSLKKNGHVVAVTGDGTNDAPALKEADIGLSMGIQGTEVAKESSDIVILDDNFTSVATVLRWGRCVYNNIQKFIQFQLTVNVAALVINFVAAVSSGEVPLTAVQLLWVNLIMDTLGALALATEQPTNDLLKKPPVGRTEPLITRVMWRNLIAQALYQVAILLILQFKGKSIFGVAEKVKDTLIFNTFVLCQIFNEFNARNLEKKNIFKGIQRNKLFLAIIGITLVLQAVMVEFLKKFANTERLDWKQWVVCIGIAAVSWPIGWLVKCIPVDGQLPKQRASSS; this comes from the exons ATGTCTCTCAGGTCGCGAAAACCGAGCGAATTCCCCTCCATGCTCCTCCAAGAAGACCCTCCGCCGCCAGCTTCGAAGCACTACAGACGAAGGTGGCGGGTAGCGGTTACGGCCATAACCGTGACTAGGTTTCTCGTTGGCTTGACTAAGAAAGTTGTGGAAAAAAATGCCGAGCTTTTGCGATCCCTCTCTTTCGTTACCATCGACATTGAAGGAAGTGGCGACGAACTTGTGCCTATCCTCGACGTCGATCCTCAGGGTCTTGCCAAGATGGTGAAAGAGAAGAGCTTGCAGAGTTTGACTGATCAGTATGGAGGAGTTAAGCAGGTTGCCACGCTCCTTCAAAGTGATTTGAAGAAGGGAATAAATg GTGAGGAGATCGACCTTGTGCTTCGAACTAAAGTTTTTGGTGCAAATAAGTACCAGAAACAACCTGCGAAAAGCTTCTTTAGCTTTGTTCTGGAAGCAGTCAAAGATACAATCATTATCATACTTTTGGTCTGTGCTGTCCTCTCTCTAGCCTTTGGAATCAAACGGCATGGCCCGAAAGAGGGGTGGTATGATGGTGGGAGCATCATTGTAGCTGTCTTCCTGGTTGTCGTCGTCTCTGCTGTGAGTAATTACAGGCAGAGTAAACAGTTTGAAGAGCTCTCTCATGAAAGCAGTGACATTCGTGTGCAAGTGGTGAGAGACGGGAGACACCATCCTGTATCAATCTTTAAACTTGTGGTGGGCGATCTCGTGTCTTTGAAGATTGGTGATCAGATTCCAGCTGATGGTTTGTTTGTTGAGGGCCATTCGTTGAAGGTTGATGAGTCCAGTATGACAGGAGAAAGTGATCATGTTGAGGTTAATGAGAAGAACCCCTTTTTGCTTTCGGGTACGAAGGTGACCGATGGCTATGGCTACATGTTAGTCACTTCTGTTGGCATGAACACAGCATGGGGTGAGATGATGAGTTCTATACGGCGTGACTTGAATGAGGAGACCCCATTGCAAGCCCGCCTCAGCAAGCTGACTACTTATATTGGGAACATTGGATTGTCTGTGGCAATACTTGTTCTTTTGGTTTTGCTTATCCGTTACTTTACAGGACACACCAAAGATGAGAATGGGAAAAGCCAATACAATGGAAGCAAGACCAAGTTTGATGATGTGATGGACTCAGTTGTTGGTATCGTTGCAGCAGCAGTCACGATTGTAGTTGTGGCAATTCCAGAAGGTTTGCCCCTTGCTGTCACTCTAACACTGGCTTATTCGATGAAGCGGATGATGAGGGATAATGCCATGGTTCGGAAACTCTCTGCTTGTGAGACCATGGGCTCAGCCACCATAATCTGCACTGATAAGACTGGCACCCTTACATTAAACGAGATGAAGGTTACGGAGTTTTTGCTTGGCAAAGAATCTATCGATAATTCTCCGAGCTCAGAAATAGCAGCTAACATCCTCCAATTACTAAGTGAAGGGGTTGGCTTAAACACCACTGGCACTGTTTATAAACCTAATTCCACATCAGTTCCTGAAATTTATGCTAGTCCAACTGAGAAAGCAATACTTTCCTGGGCTGTGATGGATTTGGGCTTGAATATTGACGAACCAAAACAAAGTTGTGAACATATCCATGTTGAGGCCTTCAAttcagagaaaaaaagaagcgGAGTTCTAATAAGGAGAAGCAATGACAGAGTGCTAGCAACTCACTGGAAGGGAGCTGCTGAAATGATACTAGCCATGTGTTCATATTATTATGACAAAAATGGGATATCAAATTCCATGAATGATGAAGAAAGGATGCAGATTGGAAAGGTTATTGAGAGTATGGCAGATAAAAGCTTGAGGTGTATTGCCTTTGCACACACAAATGTTATACAAGAAAATGAACAGATTTCTACAAAGCTTGAAGAAACAGGACTGACGTGGTTGGGGCTTGTTGGCCTGAAGGACCCATGTCGGCCAGGTGTCAAAGAAGCAGTAGAATCTTGCAAAAAAGCGGGAGTAAACATCAAAATGATCACCGGAGACAACATGCATACAGCAAAGGCCATAGCTTTTGAATGTGGAATTCTCGATTCTCATGACAATTTGCACGATGAAGCGGTAGTAGAAGGTGTACAATTCAGAAATTACTCAcctgaagaaagaaagaaaaaggttgaaaATATCCTAGTAATGGCAAGATCATCACCTTTTGACAAACTTCTAATGGTACAGAGCTTGAAGAAGAATGGCCATGTGGTAGCAGTCACTGGAGATGGTACCAATGATGCTCCTGCTTTAAAAGAAGCAGACATTGGGCTTTCCATGGGTATTCAAGGAACTGAAGTGGCAAAAGAGAGCTCAGATATTGTCATTTTGGATGATAACTTCACCTCTGTGGCAACAGTTTTGAGGTGGGGTCGATGTGTCTACAACAACATCCAAAAGTTTATTCAATTTCAGCTGACAGTGAATGTTGCTGCCTTGGTCATCAACTTTGTCGCTGCTGTCTCTTCTGGCGAAGTCCCACTAACTGCAGTCCAGCTATTGTGGGTGAACCTCATAATGGACACTTTAGGCGCACTAGCCTTGGCCACTGAGCAACCTACCAATGATCTCTTGAAAAAGCCACCTGTGGGTAGAACTGAGCCACTTATTACCAGAGTTATGTGGAGGAACCTCATTGCTCAAGCCCTTTATCAGGTAGCTATCTTACTGATCTTACAATTTAAAGGTAAATCCATTTTCGGTGTGGCTGAGAAGGTTAAAGATACCCTGATATTCAATACATTTGTTCTCTGTCAAATCTTTAATGAGTTCAATGCAAGGAATCTGGAGAAGAAGAACATATTCAAGGGGATACAAAGGAACAAGTTGTTTTTAGCTATTATTGGAATTACCTTGGTTCTACAAGCAGTAATGGTGGAGTTTCTGAAGAAGTTCGCCAATACTGAGAGATTGGATTGGAAGCAATGGGTGGTTTGCATTGGCATTGCTGCTGTCTCTTGGCCAATTGGTTGGCTTGTTAAGTGCATTCCCGTTGACGGCCAGCTTCCAAAGCAAAGGGCTTCTTCATCATAA